One window from the genome of Glycine soja cultivar W05 chromosome 12, ASM419377v2, whole genome shotgun sequence encodes:
- the LOC114378005 gene encoding uncharacterized protein LOC114378005 — translation MAKKEMKSTGVTIMIMIMLGYAQANYNSPFVKIEPNNTTDKLTCPAQCGIDCFIANIAYPICFAICVAKCPKKPPLSVYNCMIGCGKYKSTDANIDARDLSAVNACLQECEKSDNLL, via the exons ATggcaaagaaggagatgaaaTCTACCGGAGTGACAATTATGATCATGATTATGTTGGGCTATGCACAAGCTAATTATAATTCTCCATTTGTGAAAATTGAGCCTAACAACACAACGGATAAACTTACATGTCCTGCACAGTGTGGTATAGATTGCTTCATTGCTAACATTGCATATCCAATATGTTTTGCTATTTGCGTAGCAAAATGTCCTAAAAAGCCACCCCTAAGTGTCTACAATTGTATGATTGGTTGTGGCAAGTACAAATCCACCGACGCTAACATAg ATGCTCGTGATCTTTCGGCGGTAAATGCTTGTTTGCAAGAGTGTGAAAAAAGTGACAATTTGTTATAA